AGATACATGGTCAGGAGAAATCGGAGAACTGAAAGCAAAAGTTATAGTAATGTCTGCAGGTCCTATAGAATCTCCCAGATTATGGTTAAATTCAAAGCTTCCGGATAATCCCTGGGTGGGAAAAGGATTGACAAATCATTGGTTTGACTGTATATCTGGAATATTTGAGGAAAAAGTTTTAATGAATATATTGGGTACCCCCGATGTACGGCCCTACGTGGGCCAAAATTCGGCAGCCAGATTTGATTATCCAGGCCTTGGATCACTCCAGGGACTAGGTGTAAGTCCTGGAATATACTCTACACTATCTTATTCCCTAAGCAGATATGGCTACAATTTTTTACATAAGCCTGCCCCTGAAGAACCCTGGAATATTAGAGGGAGAGTCGTAGGACAGGAACTTAAAGAAATCATGATGTCATATCCACAGACTTTAAGTATTTTATTATTTACTGACGATACTCCAAATAGTAGGAATACTGTTACACTGGATAATCTTATAAAGGATGAAAATGGTTTTGTACCTATAATTAAATATATACCTTCCAAAAATGATATGCAAAAAAGAAATAAACTTGCATCAATTGCAGCAGATATACTAAAAAAAGCAGGCGCTAGTAAAATTATACGTACAGACTGTACCTCTGGCCTATTAGTTCATATGCAAAGTACCATGCGTATGGGGCATGTTACTGATACAAATTGCGAAGCAAAACAGGTAAAAAGACTATTCATTGCAGACAACAGTGTACTGTATAACAGCTTAGGAGGAGCTAATCCAACTCTTACAACACAGGCTCTGGCAGCACGGACGGCAGAAAAAATAGTTCATAAGTATTTTAATTAGTTGCAAATTTTTGCTATATCCCTAAATAATTGATTCTATATTCAGGGGAAGTTTTTTTCCACCTGAATACTAGAATTAATTGATTATCCTAATATCAAATCTCCTATTAATACTCCTGTAATTTCACTTTCTCTATTTTTAACTGGAACTGAAAGAGCTATACAATAATTATTGGTATCTACAGATATATAAGGCTCAGACTGATATTCCTTTCCCTTTATTGACTCTTTAAAATAGGGTCTGTGAGAAAAACTAGTATATACCTCTTCTTCACTATAATCCAATGTTATAGCTTTTCTAAGTCCATCCCTCTGTACTAGCCCAAATAATTCAAAATAAGGGTATTTATTTATATTTTTTGTTAATATTTCAGTACAAATATTATATTCCATGGTACTCAATCCTTCAATTTGTGCTACCTGCCTGAGTACCTCTAATCCTGTTTCTATGTTTCTACGTACTTCCTCATTTACATTATAATCTTTGGCAAAAGAGGATATTCCCTCCTTTAAACTCTTATTCATATCTGATAAATTCGATATAGAATCAAAGGCATTTTTCATAGCAGATAACTGTTCTTGGGACGCTGATGCCACTTGCTGGGTAGCTGCAGAGGTATTTTCGGATATTTCACATACCTTTCTCATAAGATCTCTTATATCAATTACTTTTTTATTTTGTATATTTATAACTTTATTTATATCTTCTATGGAATCTATAGATTTTTTACTTTCTATATATATATTATCTAAATTTTCTTTTGTAGCATTGGAAAATGTTATGGTTTCACTAAATATTTTAGCTTCATTATCCATGTTAGCAGATATGTCCGTTATTTCTGATTTAATCTCATCTATTATATACTGAATTTCTTTGGCTTGATTTGAGGATATAGCAGCCAGTTTTCTTATTTCATTTGCCACTACTGCAAAACCTGAACCACTTTCTTTTGCCTTTGCAGCTTCTATAGAAGCATTTAAGGAAAGCAAATTAGTATTTTTACTTATATCATTTACTGCATCTGCTATATTTTGAATTTTAAAAGCTTTTTCATATAAATTTTTTACTTTCGATACTAGTTTTATATTTAGCTCTGAAGACTGATTCATCTTTTCAATCAATTCTTCATAAGTTTCACTACTGTGTTTTACTACTTCCATCATAGAATGAGCATTATTTGCAACCGACTCTCCATTTTGTGATACAGATTTATGTCCTTCCACAAATTCTTTAATAAGTGTCTCCGTTTTAATTGCATCATTCATCTGTTCTGTCATATCCTGGGATATATTATTTATAGCAGAACTGGTTTCTTCACCTGATCTCTCTACCAATATTGCATTTGAACTTAAATCTTCGCAGTAATTTACAACTTTATCAGTCATTATATTGGTTTCATTTATAAATCCCCGTATACTTAAAATCAATATATTTATACTTGAACACAAAGCACTAAAAATACTTTTATCATGTGTTTTTATTTTTTTTGTTAAATCTCCTCGGGATATTTCTTCTGTAGACTTATTAATATCTTCCAAAGATTTAAGAGTCAAATTTAATATTATAACAACAGCTGTGACTAAAATTATAATTAATAAAACCCATACAATATTATTTAATATAATACCCTTTCCTCCAATAATACTGGAGACAATAAAAACTAATAGTGTTAAAAATACCGAACTTACTCCAAATATAAGATCTATCTTTCTACCCTTCATATTTAAAACCTCCTAAAAACAAAATTGAAATACAAAAACCTCTTCTTAATAATTAAGAAGAGGCCAAAAAACCACAGCATCCTCTCATCTTTAAGGAAATATCCTTCAGGATTTAGCACATTTCTAGAATATCTAGCTGTTGCCGGGCTTCACAGGGCCAGTCCCTCCACCTCTCGTGATAAGAGCGTATATAATGTGTATTCATTTTTTATTACAATAAATTATATACATTATGACTATAATTTGTCAACAACTTTATAGGATTTAAAATTGATTTTTAATACTATATTTTTATCAATAACCAAGTGTTTTTATAATATCTTTAACTTTTACATCCGAATTAAATTCTGGATTATCTATATAAAGCATTATAACTGGATAATCAGCCCTTTCATACTTAAATATATTATCACTATCTTCACTGAAAACAGTTGGATTTCTCTTTTTATATACTTCTTTAGGAGCATCTATGAATATTTCTACATAATTTTCCGCTCCAATTATATTTTTTGCATATTCTCTATCCTCTTTAAATCTGCTTACAGATGTAACTATGGTTATGGTGCCACTATCTGCAAATAAATTAGCTACTTCTGCAATTCGTCTAGTCTGTTCATGGGCATCTTCTGAGTTAAATGTAAGATCAGAGCTGAGCCCAAACCTTAGATGTGAAGAATCAAGATAGTATACTTTTTTCCCTAAATCCACAAGTTTCTTCTCAAGTTTAACTGCTATTTCATTTTTTCCACATCCAGGAAGTCCTGTAATCCAGATAACTCTTCCTTTCTGGCCTAGTTTTAACTCTCTATCTTTTCTTGATACAAGTCTTTTTCTTATAGATATATTTTTACTTTTTACCTCTTTTATTTCCCTTTTCAATGAATCTTCTATATTTGAAATAATTCCTCCACCACTTATATCGTAGTCATCTACTATAACAAATCTTCCTGTAGATTGAAATTGACTGAACTCATCAAAACATATAGGTTCTTCAGTTTTTATAGTAACTTCTGCTACATCATTTTTCTTTAGAAAATTTAAATTTTCACTGCTGTTTAATGTAGCTGCATCAATTATTTTATTTACAGATATTATATTAAATTTTACCTCCTGAGTTTCAATTTTAAGTTTATAGGTCTTATCCTTTACCAATTTATTATTTCCAAGCCAGAATACATTGGCATTGAATACATTTCCTACGGTAATTGGAGAACCTCTGTGACATATAACTTCTCCTCTTTTATTGTAGAATTCATCTTCTAGAGTAATACCTACAGACATGCCTGCAGCTGCCACATCTGACTTATCTTTTTCCTGCCATGCCTCAATAGACTTTACTCTTGTACTTTTCCCTGAAGGATAAATTATAATTTCATCCCCTTTTTTCAAAGTACCAGACTGAATTCTGCCTGCTATAATTCTTCTATTGTCAAATTTATATACATCCTGAATGGGAAATCTTAGATCTTTTTCTTCAATTCCCTTATCTTTTTCTATATTATCCATACTCTCTAAAACAGTTTGGCCATTATACCAGGACATTTTATCCGATTTTTTCGCTATATTCTCACCCTTTGAAGCAGAAATAGGTATATACTTTTCTGGATAGATATTTATATTATTTAAAAATTCATTGAATTCCCCTTGAACCTCATTAAATCTCTTTTCCGAATAATCCACAAGATCCATTTTATTTATAGCTACAAATACCTTTTTAATGCCGATAAGTGAAAGTATATACCCATGTCTTTTTGACTGCTCCATAACACCTTCTTTGGCATCTACAACTAAAATAGCTGCCTCTGCACTGGCAGCTCCTGATATCATATTCTTTAAGAATTCTTTATGTCCCGGTGCATCTATAATTACATAATCCCTTTTTTGTGTAAAAAACTGAAGCATAGTTATATCTATGGTTATACCCTGCTTTTGTTCTTCTTCAAAGGCATCTAGCAAATATGCATACTCGAATTTTTTCCCATTATCTTCAGATATTTTCTTTACTTTTTCAATTTCGCCTTCAGGCAGTGAATTAGTATCATAGAGTAATCTGCCTATTAAAGTTGATTTACCATGATCTACATGTCCAACCACTACTATATTTAAATTTTCTCTGTCTCTTGCCATTTAAATACCTCCTAATTTATTAAAGCCGCACAAATTACACATTCTGAATCGTGAACCATCAATTGTGCATCGTGAATTATTACATATATCCTTCTTTCCTCAATTTTTCAAGAGCATGGGCATCTGCCTTATCCTGTGCCCTTCCGGATCTTTCTGTTTCATTAGTATTTTTAAGCTCTTCTATTATTTCATCTAAACTTGACGCATTGGAATCAATAGGATTTGTACAAGGTGCACATCCAAGGCTTCTATATCTTTTACCATTCTTTGCAAAATAGAGATCCACCACTGGAATATTCTCTCTCTTCACATATTCCCATATATCCAATTCAGTCCAGTTTATAATAGGATGTACTCTTATATGGTTACCCTTTTTAAAATCAGTTTTAAACTGATCCCAGAGTTCAGGAGGTTGATCCGTGTAATCCCACTTGGATTGTGCATTTCTCTCACTAAATACTCTTTCTTTGGAGCGGGAACCTTCTTCATCTCTTCTAATTCCTACAATAAGCCCTTCAAATTTATGTTTATCTATTACCTGTTGAAGTCCATCTGTCTTTAGTGCCCTGCAGCAAACAAGTCTTCCCTTTTCCGGTCCCATACCTTCTTCTAAGGCTTTGGTATTTGTGTGTACTATTAAATTCAAATTATATTCTTTTGCCACCCTATCTCTGAATTCTATCATCTCTGGAATTTTTAGTGTGGTATCCACATGTATAAGGGGAAATGGACAATTCCCGAAAAATGCTTTTTGAGCCAGCCAGAGCATCACTGTGGAATCCTTGCCTATAGACCATAGCATTCCAAGCTTCCCAAGTTTTTTATAAGCCTCTCTAAAAATATAGATACTTTCTGCTTCCAATCTATCTAAATGATTCATTTTATTTCCCTCTTTCTAATATCTATTTGACTCTTTTCTATTGGTCATTATTGTAATTCCAACATTATTATCATCATTTATTAAATGCCATTTTAATTCATCTCCATTTTTATTAACATACAAATAGGAACCATTACCGCCTATGTCTGCTCCTAAATAATACTTAATTGAACCATTTGCACATTCTTTTACACAAGCCGTACATCCCCAGCAGTCACTTTCATATTTTAAATATGCTTTCCCATGATCATCTGCATATATAAGATTTCCAGGACATACATTTTTACATTTAAGGCATCCAATACAACTTTCCCTATCAATTTTTATGCTCATATATTTTATCCCTTTCTACTATATTTCTAAATATAATATGCACCTTTCCTTTCTTATACACGGAATTAACATATTTTTCCCAATTTTCGTCATCTCTAAGAGGAAAATTGTTATTTTGCTGATAACATTTCCACCTTGTTTCACGTCTTGCCTTTAAATGGGCTATAATAACCTTGCATATATACAACCTGTCAATTAATTCATATATAAATAATAGCTCATGGAAATTTCCGGCTTTTAGTCCTCTGCTCATCTCAAGCAGCTCCTCTATCCTGTTTTCAGCCCTACATAATTTTTCTATATTATAGCTATAATTTTGCGATATGCCTCCCGCATATTCATCCATAGTTTTCTGCATAGCTTCTTCCAACTCATAAACACCATAAAAATTTTGTTTGTTTTCAAAGAATCTATTTACTTCACTAAGTTTATTCTCTATAATTCCTTTATCTATATACTCAATATTTACGTTTTTAATATAATTAAGCACTGAATCTGCTGCAATCTCACCTTCTGCAAAACACCCTGTTGCATATTTTTTGGGACTTCCTCCACTTACATCACCTGCACAATAGAGTCCTGTCAAAGTTGTAGCTCTTTTTGTATCCACCCAGTATCCACTAGCACCATGACCTCCCACCAAATATGGTTCAGTTCCCTCGATTTCCACATCTTCCACTTGTGGAATTCCATCTTTACTTATCCATTTTAGTGCCTGGGACGGTGCCATATTCAGATAAGCTTTTATCAAGTCATCTTTCTGAACCTTGGTAATATGATTAATCTTTAAAAAACATGGCCCATTACCTTTTTTGTTTTCCATTACAGTAGCATAAAGTCTATTTATAGTTGTAGGTTTCCCGTAATTTCTCACATATTCTTCGCCTTTGCCATTCACCTGATAAGCTCCTATTCCCTGAGCTATAGTTCCTGTAGGCGCTATAGTATCTTTGCACCTCAATGCAACAAATCGCATCTCAAAAGTTGTCATTTCAGCCCCTGCTCTTATTCCCATTGCGTATCCAGCTCCAGTATTGAAAGGTGAATACCACATCTTATGTTTTGAAAATCCAGAATTATTAGGTTTATATATGCCTGATGCCCCTCCTGTTGCACATATTACTGCTTTTGCATGTATTACATAGAATTCTTTGTGGTGAATGGAAAATCCATAGGCGCCTATAATTTTTTGCTCTTTCTGTATATAATCTATAATATTTACTCCATTCAACACATGTATGCTGTTTTGATTTTCCACTGCATTTGAAAGTATGGGTTTAATATTTTCTCCATTTATTTTTATACTTCTCCTGCCTCTCTTTACATATTCTCCTTTTGAATCCTTTAAAATAGGAAGTCCCATATTCTCCATCTCACGGGTCACACTATTGAGTTTTTTTGCTATGGTATATACCAAATCCTCTCTTATGACTCCATTAAATTCTTCTCTCACATAATCTACAAAAGACTCAGGGGTCTCACCTTCATTTATATAGGCATTTAAAGCATTAATCCCACCTGCAAGGCATCCACTTCTTTTTATATTAGCCTTCTCCACAATAAGGACACTTGTTTCTGGGGACTTTTTAGCTATTCTAAACGCTGCAAAACAGCCTGACGTACCTCCACCTATTATTAATACATCAGTATGCAGTTCTTTAACCACGAATTCCATTTAATCACTCCTGTACCTTACAAGACAAAAAGTCCAATATTTTATTTACACATTGCTGAACAGTATCCAAATTGGTAGATACAACAATTTCAGGATTATCAGGTACCTCATAGGGAGAATCCACACCTGTAAAATCCTTTATTTCACCATTTCTAGCCTTTTTGTATATTCCCTTTGGATCTCTGCTTTCGCAAACTTCAAGAGGACAATCAACATATACCTCTACAAAATCTTTCCCAAGTAATTTCCTGACCTTGTCTCTATCATCTTTAAATGGAGATATAAAAGTTGAAATTGTAATAATCCCAGAATC
This window of the Clostridium kluyveri DSM 555 genome carries:
- a CDS encoding 4Fe-4S dicluster domain-containing protein — its product is MSIKIDRESCIGCLKCKNVCPGNLIYADDHGKAYLKYESDCWGCTACVKECANGSIKYYLGADIGGNGSYLYVNKNGDELKWHLINDDNNVGITIMTNRKESNRY
- a CDS encoding GTP-binding protein, coding for MARDRENLNIVVVGHVDHGKSTLIGRLLYDTNSLPEGEIEKVKKISEDNGKKFEYAYLLDAFEEEQKQGITIDITMLQFFTQKRDYVIIDAPGHKEFLKNMISGAASAEAAILVVDAKEGVMEQSKRHGYILSLIGIKKVFVAINKMDLVDYSEKRFNEVQGEFNEFLNNINIYPEKYIPISASKGENIAKKSDKMSWYNGQTVLESMDNIEKDKGIEEKDLRFPIQDVYKFDNRRIIAGRIQSGTLKKGDEIIIYPSGKSTRVKSIEAWQEKDKSDVAAAGMSVGITLEDEFYNKRGEVICHRGSPITVGNVFNANVFWLGNNKLVKDKTYKLKIETQEVKFNIISVNKIIDAATLNSSENLNFLKKNDVAEVTIKTEEPICFDEFSQFQSTGRFVIVDDYDISGGGIISNIEDSLKREIKEVKSKNISIRKRLVSRKDRELKLGQKGRVIWITGLPGCGKNEIAVKLEKKLVDLGKKVYYLDSSHLRFGLSSDLTFNSEDAHEQTRRIAEVANLFADSGTITIVTSVSRFKEDREYAKNIIGAENYVEIFIDAPKEVYKKRNPTVFSEDSDNIFKYERADYPVIMLYIDNPEFNSDVKVKDIIKTLGY
- a CDS encoding methyl-accepting chemotaxis protein encodes the protein MKGRKIDLIFGVSSVFLTLLVFIVSSIIGGKGIILNNIVWVLLIIILVTAVVIILNLTLKSLEDINKSTEEISRGDLTKKIKTHDKSIFSALCSSINILILSIRGFINETNIMTDKVVNYCEDLSSNAILVERSGEETSSAINNISQDMTEQMNDAIKTETLIKEFVEGHKSVSQNGESVANNAHSMMEVVKHSSETYEELIEKMNQSSELNIKLVSKVKNLYEKAFKIQNIADAVNDISKNTNLLSLNASIEAAKAKESGSGFAVVANEIRKLAAISSNQAKEIQYIIDEIKSEITDISANMDNEAKIFSETITFSNATKENLDNIYIESKKSIDSIEDINKVINIQNKKVIDIRDLMRKVCEISENTSAATQQVASASQEQLSAMKNAFDSISNLSDMNKSLKEGISSFAKDYNVNEEVRRNIETGLEVLRQVAQIEGLSTMEYNICTEILTKNINKYPYFELFGLVQRDGLRKAITLDYSEEEVYTSFSHRPYFKESIKGKEYQSEPYISVDTNNYCIALSVPVKNRESEITGVLIGDLILG
- the cysC gene encoding adenylyl-sulfate kinase, which produces MEGFLLNVKSTNISWHRALVDREMREKLLGQNGILIWFTGLSGSGKSTIASELEMRLYNMGRLTYLLDGDNVRHGLNSNLGFTKEDRIENIRRTAEVCKLFVDSGIITISTFISPFKDDRDKVRKLLGKDFVEVYVDCPLEVCESRDPKGIYKKARNGEIKDFTGVDSPYEVPDNPEIVVSTNLDTVQQCVNKILDFLSCKVQE
- a CDS encoding adenylyl-sulfate reductase subunit alpha, giving the protein MEFVVKELHTDVLIIGGGTSGCFAAFRIAKKSPETSVLIVEKANIKRSGCLAGGINALNAYINEGETPESFVDYVREEFNGVIREDLVYTIAKKLNSVTREMENMGLPILKDSKGEYVKRGRRSIKINGENIKPILSNAVENQNSIHVLNGVNIIDYIQKEQKIIGAYGFSIHHKEFYVIHAKAVICATGGASGIYKPNNSGFSKHKMWYSPFNTGAGYAMGIRAGAEMTTFEMRFVALRCKDTIAPTGTIAQGIGAYQVNGKGEEYVRNYGKPTTINRLYATVMENKKGNGPCFLKINHITKVQKDDLIKAYLNMAPSQALKWISKDGIPQVEDVEIEGTEPYLVGGHGASGYWVDTKRATTLTGLYCAGDVSGGSPKKYATGCFAEGEIAADSVLNYIKNVNIEYIDKGIIENKLSEVNRFFENKQNFYGVYELEEAMQKTMDEYAGGISQNYSYNIEKLCRAENRIEELLEMSRGLKAGNFHELLFIYELIDRLYICKVIIAHLKARRETRWKCYQQNNNFPLRDDENWEKYVNSVYKKGKVHIIFRNIVERDKIYEHKN
- the cysD gene encoding sulfate adenylyltransferase subunit CysD, whose protein sequence is MNHLDRLEAESIYIFREAYKKLGKLGMLWSIGKDSTVMLWLAQKAFFGNCPFPLIHVDTTLKIPEMIEFRDRVAKEYNLNLIVHTNTKALEEGMGPEKGRLVCCRALKTDGLQQVIDKHKFEGLIVGIRRDEEGSRSKERVFSERNAQSKWDYTDQPPELWDQFKTDFKKGNHIRVHPIINWTELDIWEYVKRENIPVVDLYFAKNGKRYRSLGCAPCTNPIDSNASSLDEIIEELKNTNETERSGRAQDKADAHALEKLRKEGYM